GATCGACGACGTGCGCGGCACCGCCGCCTACCGCGTGCACGCCATCGGCGTCATGGCGCGCCGCACGCTCACCTGGGCCTGGACCGACCACCTGGAGAAGAGGGCCGCCTGATGCGCGCACCTGGAGAAGAGGGCCGTCTGATGCGCGCACCTGGGAAGAAGGGCCGCCTGATGCGCGCGCACCTGGGAAGGAGGGCCGCCTGATGCGTGTCACCTTCACCGTCAACGGGCGGCAGGAGAGCGCCGACGACGTCTGGGAGGGCGAGAGCCTGCTGTACGTGCTGCGCGAGCGCCTCGGCCTGCCCGGCTCCAAGAACGCCTGCGAGCAGGGCGAGTGCGGCTCCTGCACGGTCTACCTGGACGGCGTGCCGGTTTGCGCCTGCCTGGTCGCCGCCGGGCAGGCCGAGGGGCGGCAGGTGCGTACCGTCGAGGGGCTCGCCGACGGCGACCGGCTCGACCCGGTGCAGGAGGCGTTCGTGGAGTGCGGAGCCGTGCAGTGCGGCTTCTGCACGCCCGGCCTGCTCGTGCAGGCACACGACCTGCTCGAACGCTGCCCCCGGCCGTCGGACGCCGAGATCAGGGAGGCGCTGGCGGGCAACCTGTGCCGGTGCACCGGCTACGAGAAGATCCTCGACGCGGTACGGCTGGCCGCCTCCCGCAAGGAGCACCGATGATCATCGAGAACGTCCACGTGGCCCCCGTGTCCGGCCCCGACCTCGAATCCGGATATATCCGCATCGAGGGTGATCGGATCGCCGAAGTGGCCGCGGGCCCCGCCCCTGACCCGCCCGGTGTCCCCCGCATCGACGGCACCGGCTGCCTGGCCACCCCCGGCCTGGTCAACACCCACCACCACCTCTACCAGTGGGCCTCCCAGGGCCTGGCCCAGGACGCCACCCTGTTCGAGTGGCTGGTCGCGCTCTACCCGGTGTGGGCCGCCATGGACGCCGAGGTGGTCGAGGGCGCGGCCACCGCCGGGCTGGCCTGGCTGGCGCTGTCGGGCTGCACCACCACCAGCGACCACCACTACCTCTTCCCCAAGGGCAGGGGCGACCTGCTGGCCGCCGAGATCGAGGCCGCCCGCGCCGTGGGGCTGCGCTTCCACCCGGCCCGCGGCTCCATGGACCTGGGGCAGTCCAAGGGCGGCCTGCCGCCGGACGTCGTGGTCGAGGAGCTGGACGACATCCTGAGCGCCACCGCCGAGGCCGTGGACGCCTACCACGACCCGTCGTTCTCCTCGATGCTGCGCGTGGCGGTCGCGCCGTGCTCGCCGTTCTCGGCCAGCGCCGAGCTGATGACCGAGTCGGCCGCGCTGGCCAGGGAGAAGGGCGTGCGGCTGCACACGCACCTCGCCGAGACCCTCGACGAGGAGGAGCACTGCCGCGAGCGGTTCGGGCTGCGCCCCCTGGACTACATGCTGAAGCTGGGCTGGCTGGGCCCCGACGTGTGGTTCGCGCACACCGTGCACCTCAGTGACGCCGACATCGGCAGGCTGGCCGCCACCGGCACGGGCACCGCGCACTGCCCCTCCTCCAACGGGCGGCTCGGCGCGGGCATCGCCCCGGTGTCGGAGCTGCTCAGGCGCGGCGCGAACGTCGGGCTCGGCGTGGACGGCAGCGCCTCCTCCGAGCTGACGCCGCTGGCCGGGGAGATGCGGCAGGCCCTGCTGTTCCAGCGCGCCAGGTACGGGCCGGAGGCGCTCACCGCCCGGCAGGCCCTGGAGCTGGCCACCCTGGGCGGCGCCCGCAACCTCGGGCGCCAGGACGAGCTGGGCACGCTGGAGCCCGGCAAGCTGGCCGACATCGCCCTGTGGCGGGTGGACGGCCCCTACACCGCCGCCGTCGCCGACCCGGTCTGCGCGCTGGTCTTCGGGCCGATGCCGCCGCTGGCCAGGGTGCTGGTGGGCGGGCGCACGGTAGTGGCGGACGGCGAGCTGCGGACCACCTCCCACGACGAGGCGGGGCGGGCCGGCGTGCGGGCGCACCGGCGGCTGACGCGGCTGGCGCGGGAACGCGGGATCACCCCCGCCGTACGGATCCACGGAGACCACTAGGCTGGACGTATCCGTAGAAACAGGAAAGGCGGTCCCGTGTCGGAGGAACTTCCCGAGGAGCGGCTGGCGGAGCTCAAGATTGCCTTCGCCGACATCGACACCGACGGCGACGGCTACATCAGCGAGGCCGAGCTGAAGCGGCACTTCCCCGGCCTCCCGGCCGAGGCGCTCGGCGCGATGAGCCAGGAGGCCGACTCCGACCAGGACGGCCGCTACTCCTTCGAGGAGTTCGTCCGCACGGTCTCATGACGCCAGCGTGCGCTCCAGCGGGGTGCGGAAGCGGGGCGTGACCCTGATCCCGCCGAGCCAGGCGGCCAGCCCGGCCGCCTCGGCCTCGATCGCGGCCACCGCGTCCGCGCCCACGTCCGCCAGCAGCCGCCAGACGATCTCCCCGTCCGGCCGCTGCGCCCAGCCGCCCACGACCCGGCCGTCCCACCACACCGTGGGGCCCACGTTGCCGTTGCGGTCGAACAGCTCGGCCCGGTGCTCCGGCGGCAGGTACCAGTCGCGGGCCTGCCAGCCCATCGGCGTCGGGTCGAGCGCGGGCAGCAGCGACGCCCACGGCGCGGACGGCGCGACCTCCTCGGTGTCGCCCGGCAGCACGTAACCGGTGCCCTCGTCCAGCTCGACGGCCACCGCGCCGACGGCCGACAGCGCCCGGCGCACGTCCTTGAGCGTCCAGCCGGTCCACCACTTCAGGTCCGACTCCGTGCCGGGCCCGAACGCCGCCAGCCAGCGGCTTACCAGCTCGGCCTGCGCCTCGTGGGCGGCCCATTCGGCCTGCTCCGGCGCCAGGCTCCAGTAGTGCGTGCCGCTGACCCACGTGCCGCCCGCGCGGCCCCGCCGTACCAGCAGGCCGTCGAGCGCCATCAGGGGCAGCAGCCGCGAGCCGATGCTCACCACGCCCTCGTACGGCTTGCCCACCGCCAGCGTGACCTGCTCGCGCAGCCGCGGCTCCAGCCTGCCCAGCTCGACGGTGGTCGCATCGCCCGAGGCCAGCAGGCGCAGCACGGACGCCTCCAGGTCCTTCAGCCGCGCCTCGTCCCAGCCGCCCGCGCCGAACGCCTTCAGCACCGAAGCGCGCTCCCTGCGGGCGATGGCCAGCGCCGTGGAGTGGTGCACGACCGGCGCCAGCGCCGCCGGCACCACGAACACCGTGCGCCGCATGCCGTGCATCCGCACCAGCGTGTGGTCGGCGTACAGGGCCCGCTCGACCGGCTCGGGGCCGGGCGCCGTCAGCCGCGCGCCCGCCGACAGGAACACCGTCGCCGGGTCCGTGCCGTGCAGCGCCACCACCGACGCCGCCACCTCCTCAGGGGTGGCGGCCTTGCCCGCCAGCCGGTGCCGCACCCCGATCC
The nucleotide sequence above comes from Nonomuraea gerenzanensis. Encoded proteins:
- a CDS encoding 8-oxoguanine deaminase codes for the protein MIIENVHVAPVSGPDLESGYIRIEGDRIAEVAAGPAPDPPGVPRIDGTGCLATPGLVNTHHHLYQWASQGLAQDATLFEWLVALYPVWAAMDAEVVEGAATAGLAWLALSGCTTTSDHHYLFPKGRGDLLAAEIEAARAVGLRFHPARGSMDLGQSKGGLPPDVVVEELDDILSATAEAVDAYHDPSFSSMLRVAVAPCSPFSASAELMTESAALAREKGVRLHTHLAETLDEEEHCRERFGLRPLDYMLKLGWLGPDVWFAHTVHLSDADIGRLAATGTGTAHCPSSNGRLGAGIAPVSELLRRGANVGLGVDGSASSELTPLAGEMRQALLFQRARYGPEALTARQALELATLGGARNLGRQDELGTLEPGKLADIALWRVDGPYTAAVADPVCALVFGPMPPLARVLVGGRTVVADGELRTTSHDEAGRAGVRAHRRLTRLARERGITPAVRIHGDH
- a CDS encoding winged helix DNA-binding domain-containing protein; translation: MRISQEQRRARIGVRHRLAGKAATPEEVAASVVALHGTDPATVFLSAGARLTAPGPEPVERALYADHTLVRMHGMRRTVFVVPAALAPVVHHSTALAIARRERASVLKAFGAGGWDEARLKDLEASVLRLLASGDATTVELGRLEPRLREQVTLAVGKPYEGVVSIGSRLLPLMALDGLLVRRGRAGGTWVSGTHYWSLAPEQAEWAAHEAQAELVSRWLAAFGPGTESDLKWWTGWTLKDVRRALSAVGAVAVELDEGTGYVLPGDTEEVAPSAPWASLLPALDPTPMGWQARDWYLPPEHRAELFDRNGNVGPTVWWDGRVVGGWAQRPDGEIVWRLLADVGADAVAAIEAEAAGLAAWLGGIRVTPRFRTPLERTLAS
- a CDS encoding (2Fe-2S)-binding protein, with product MRVTFTVNGRQESADDVWEGESLLYVLRERLGLPGSKNACEQGECGSCTVYLDGVPVCACLVAAGQAEGRQVRTVEGLADGDRLDPVQEAFVECGAVQCGFCTPGLLVQAHDLLERCPRPSDAEIREALAGNLCRCTGYEKILDAVRLAASRKEHR
- a CDS encoding EF-hand domain-containing protein codes for the protein MSEELPEERLAELKIAFADIDTDGDGYISEAELKRHFPGLPAEALGAMSQEADSDQDGRYSFEEFVRTVS